Below is a window of Myxococcaceae bacterium JPH2 DNA.
TCCGGCCCAGAGCGGACGCCCGCGGATTGACTCCTCGGGAGGATGGGGCGCGGGGCCGTCCGTGAGTTCCGGGCGGCGCGTTCCATCCCGCGGCGCGTGGATCAGGTGCGGCGCGCCGTCTGGTGCAGCTCGAGGACGATGTTGCCGCCCTTGAAGAGGCGGACCGCGCCCGAGGTCTGGCTGACCACCAGCGCGATGCAGTCCGTGGTGGAGGTGATGCCGGCTGCGGCCGCGTGGCGTGCTCCCAGCCCCAAGGGAATCTTCACCGAGTCGTCGGTGGCCGACAGGTAGCGCCCCGCCGCGAGCACGACACCATCCTCGCGGATGACGAACGCGCCATCGAGCACGGAGAAGTTCTTGATGGCCTCGCGAATCTTGGGGTCCAGCACGTTCCGTTCCGCCTCGGACAGGCCCTGGAATGGATTGATGGTCATCTGGCGGCTCTTCTCCAGGACCGTCGTGTGGTCGCCAATCGTGATGATGGTCCCGATGGGGTGACCCTCGAAGCCCTCCTGGCCAATCTGGAGCGCGAGCTGGATGAGGGCGTCCACGACCTGGGAGTTGAACTCCTCCCCGAGCTTCACGCCCTCGATGGCCAGCCGGTCATCGAGGGAGCCTCCGATGCGCATCTGCATGAGCGTGTCAGGGGGGCGTCCTACCTTCCCCGTCATGCACAAGACGAGATCGCCTTCCTTGAACGCTCCCTGGGAGAGCGCGGACACGAGCGCCACCTTCACTCGCTCTGTCCGCGAATAGTCATAGGCGGGAATCACCAGGGCTCGGAACTTCTTCGCCAGAAGTTCCTGCGCGAGCTTGTCCAGGGTTACCGCGTAGACGAGCTTCTTGCGCGCCTGCCTTCCCCGGAGTTCCTCAGTAGGGATGGGCGTGTCGCAGATGTAGAGGAAGTGATCGACGTCCGGCTTGCCGGCCAGCGCGAGGACCGAGCGCAAGAATTCCCGATCGAACTTCGTGTTCTCGCTCAAGCTGTCCCTCCGTTACCGCCGGATCCGGGTCAGGTCACCTTGACACTGCCCACCGCATGAATAAAGCTTTCGGGCCCTTTTTTTGAGGGTAGGGCCTCTTCCCCTCGCCGCACCGGAGCACTCGCTGTGAACCAGAAAGATCTCAAGCGTTACAAGAAGATGCTCGAGGACAGCAAGACGAGCCTGATCGAGAGCGCCAAGAAAACCCTGGTAGAGGAGTCCTCCTTCGATACGGACGACCTGCCGGATGAGATCGACCTGGCGTCTTCCGAGTACGCGCAGTCGATGGTGTTCCGCCTGCGTGACCGGGAGAAGTTCCTCCTGCAGAAGATTGAGAAGGCGCTCGTTCGCATCGAGGACGGGACCTTCGGCATCTGCGAGCGTTGCGAGGAGGACATCTCGCCCAAGCGCCTGGAGGCGCGTCCCGTGACGACCCTGTGCATCCGTTGCAAGGAGGAGCAGGAGAAGAAGGAGAAGTCGTACGGGTGAGCAGGACGTTGGGGCCGCGCGGCGCCATGCACCGTGCGGCCCCGCCTCGAGGCTCAGGCCGCCGCGGCTTGAATCTCGACCCGCAGCAGCTGACGTCCGATGAGGAAGTGGTCCCCGTTGTCCACGAACGTGGGGCCCGCCAGCCGGATGAAGGTGCCGTTGGACGAACCCACGTCCCGCACCATGAGTCGATCCCCTCTCACAGTGAGTGAGGCGTGCCGGCCGGACACGAAGCCGTCCGTGGGGAAGGTGAGTTCGCCTTGCTCTCGACCCAGCAGGTTGTCCCCCTCGCGCAGGGGGAAGGCCGCGCCGCGCAGGCCGCCCTCGAGGAGCTGCACGAGGCGGAGGCGGTAGCCCGGATCCGGTGAGCCCCAGACCTGGGTGCCTCCGGGGCCCAGGGCGGGCGCGGGGATGGGCTCCAGCACCATGCGCTGACGTCCGAGGCGCAGCTCGCCGCCTGTGGGCAGCTCGCGCTCCTGGCGCAGGCGGA
It encodes the following:
- a CDS encoding DNA integrity scanning protein DisA nucleotide-binding domain protein encodes the protein MSENTKFDREFLRSVLALAGKPDVDHFLYICDTPIPTEELRGRQARKKLVYAVTLDKLAQELLAKKFRALVIPAYDYSRTERVKVALVSALSQGAFKEGDLVLCMTGKVGRPPDTLMQMRIGGSLDDRLAIEGVKLGEEFNSQVVDALIQLALQIGQEGFEGHPIGTIITIGDHTTVLEKSRQMTINPFQGLSEAERNVLDPKIREAIKNFSVLDGAFVIREDGVVLAAGRYLSATDDSVKIPLGLGARHAAAAGITSTTDCIALVVSQTSGAVRLFKGGNIVLELHQTARRT
- a CDS encoding TraR/DksA C4-type zinc finger protein gives rise to the protein MNQKDLKRYKKMLEDSKTSLIESAKKTLVEESSFDTDDLPDEIDLASSEYAQSMVFRLRDREKFLLQKIEKALVRIEDGTFGICERCEEDISPKRLEARPVTTLCIRCKEEQEKKEKSYG
- a CDS encoding FHA domain-containing protein, whose amino-acid sequence is MDAVEYCPRCDTENPRDATVCRACGSPLRSGTMVMAVAAVSSRPQVSIRVVRADGGPESLVRMQRDTLTCGMQADIALNDDPFIMPVQARFFFSGSRLAVEDVGGANGVFVRLRQERELPTGGELRLGRQRMVLEPIPAPALGPGGTQVWGSPDPGYRLRLVQLLEGGLRGAAFPLREGDNLLGREQGELTFPTDGFVSGRHASLTVRGDRLMVRDVGSSNGTFIRLAGPTFVDNGDHFLIGRQLLRVEIQAAAA